The DNA sequence AGGTGGACACGGCGCAGCGGGCGAAGATCAAGGCGATGAACTACGGCCTGGCCTACGGCCTCAGCGCCTACGGTCTGAGCCAGCAGCTGGGGATCGAGGTGTCCGAGGCCAAGGGACTGATGGACGAGTACTTCGAGCGCTTCGGCGGGGTCCGCGACTACCTCCGGTCCCTGGTGGCGGAGGCCCGCCGGACCCAGTACACCGAGACCATGCTCGGTCGGCGGCGCTATCTGCCGGACCTGAACAGCGACAACCGGCAGCGCCGGGAGATGGCCGAGCGGATGGCCCTGAACGCCCCCATCCAGGGATCCGCGGCCGACATCATCAAGGTGGCCATGCTCAAGGTGGAGCGCGCGATCGACGCCGCCGGGATGCGCAGCCGGATGCTGCTCCAGGTGCACGACGAGCTGGTGTTCGAGGCCGCCCCGGGTGAGGCGGCCGCCCTGGAGGAGCTGGTCCGCGAGCAGATGGGACACGCGGCAGAGATGACGGTTGCGCTGGACGTCTCGGTCGGCACCGGCCGGTCCTGGCACGAGGCCGCCCACTGAGCGGCTGCCGGCAGGGGCCTGGACCGTTATCTGGCCGAAATTGACCCTCATTCGCCCGACTCGGTAGTCTGGGTGGGCGCTGTGGCCTGCGTGACTTCGGACAGAGTAGGTCACGCTCGTACGAGTCGAACGCTTGTCAGCACCGGGTTTGAAGAACCTCCGTTGATTCCTCGGCACCTACGGACCGGGCTACGGCGTGCAACCCAACCGTAATCCCACTATCGGAGCCCTACTACATGACGTCCTCCCTTGAGGCACCACCGCAGGTCGCAATCGACGACTTCGGATCGCCCGAAGCCTTTCTCGAGGCTATCGACGCAACCATCAAGTACTTCAACGACGGTGACATCGTCACCGGCACCGTCGTCAAGGTCGACCGTGACGAGGTCCTCCTCGACATCGGCTACAAGACCGAGGGTGTGATCCCCTCCAAGGAACTCTCCATCAAGCACGACGTTGACCCGTTCGACGTGGTCAGCGTGGGCGATGAGATCGAGGCCCTGGTCCAGCAGAAGGAGGACAAGGAAGGTCGGCTGATCCTCTCCAAGAAGCGGGCTCAGTACGAGCGCGCCTGGGGGACGATCGAGAAGATCAAGGAAGAGGACGGGGTCGTCACCGGCCATGTCATCGAGGTCGTCAAGGGCGGCCTGATCATCGACATCGGTCTGCGCGGCTTCCTGCCCGCCTCACTGGTCGAGATGCGCCGGGTCCGCGACCTCCAGCCGTACGTCGGAATGGAGCTCGAGGCGAAGATCATCGAGCTGGACAAGAACCGCAACAACGTGGTGCTGTCCCGGCGGGCCTGGCTGGAGCAGACGCAGTCCGAGGTGCGGCAGAACTTCCTCACCCAGCTGCAGAAGGGCCAGATCCGCAAGGGCGTCGTGTCCTCCATCGTCAACTTCGGCGCGTTCGTCGATCTTGGCGGCGTCGACGGCCTGGTGCACGTCTCCGAGCTGTCCTGGAAGCACATCGACCACCCGAGCGAGGTTGTCGAGGTCGGCACCGAGGTCACCGTCGAGGTGCTCGATGTCGACATGGACCGCGAGCGCGTCTCGCTGTCGCTCAAGGCCACTCAGGAAGATCCGTGGCAGGCATTCGCCCGCACCCACCAGATCGGCCAGATCGTGCCCGGTAAGGTCACCAAGCTGGTTCCGTTCGGTGCTTTCGTGCGGGTCGAGGAGGGCATCGAGGGTCTGGTGCACGTCTCCGAGCTCGCCGAGCGTCACGTCGAGATCCCGGAGCAGGTCGTCCAGGTGAACGACGATGTGATGGTCAAGATCATCGACATCGACCTGGAGCGCCGCCGGATCTCGCTGTCGCTGAAGCAGGCCAACGAGGGTGTCGACGCCGGAGCCGAGGACTTCGACCCGACCCTGTACGGCATGAGCGCGTCCTACGACGACCAGGGCAACTACCTCTACCCGGAGGGCTTCGACCCGGAGACGGGCGAGTGGCTCGAGGGCTACGACGAGCAGCGCGCCGCCTGGGAGCAGCAGTACGCCGAGGCGCACGCTCGCTGGGAGGCGCACAAGAAGCAGGTGGAAGAGGCCGAGGCAGCCGAAGGCGCGGCTGCCGAAGGTTCCTCCTACTCGTCCGCCAGCACCGCAGGCAGCGAGCCGGCGGCTGCCACCGGGACGCCGCAGGCACCCGAGGGTTCGCTGGCCTCCGACGAGGCTCTGCAGGCGCTGCGGGACAAGCTCACCGGCGGCAACTGAGCCGAGCGGCCCACCGGCAGCACGAACGACGACGAGACCTCTCACCTGCGGGTGGGAGGTCTCGTCGTTTCCGGGATACTGAGCCCCATGCTGAGGGTCGGACTGACAGGGGGCATCGCCTCGGGCAAGACAGCGGTGTCGGAGCTGCTGCACCGCCACGGTGCGGTGATCATCGACGCTGACCTGCTGGCCAGAGAGGTGGTGGCACCCGGCACCCCGGGGCTGGCTGCGGTGGTCGAGCGGTTCGGGCCAGCAGTGCTCGCCGACGGGGCCCTGGACCGGGCCGCACTGGGCAAGATCATCTTCAGCGACGCCGCGGCTCGACGCGACCTGGAGAAGATCATCCACCCGGCGGTCCGGCACCGCGCGGCCGAGCTGGAGCGGCAGGCGCCGGTCGATGCCGTCGTAGTGCACGTGATCCCCCTGCTGGTGGAAACCGGTCAACAGGACGGCTTCGACCTGGTCGTGGTCGTGGACGTGGATCCTGAGGTGCAGCTCGCCAGGCTGCTGGAGCGCGGGGGTCTCTCGGCCGAACAGGCCGGCGCCAGGATCGCCGCCCAGGCGTCCAGGCAGCAGCGGCTCGCGGTCGCCGATGTGGTGATCGACAACAACGGCTCCCCGTCCCGGCTCGAGCGCCGGGTGGCCGAGCTGTGGGCCAGCCTCCGCAGCCCGGCCACCGGCGAGGGCTTTGCGAAAACGTGATCACAACGTTGTCAATGGTGTTTGCGGGCGACCCTGTGATACGGGACCCTAAGTGGCGTCGGGTGTCTTCCGCCCCGACTTGATCAAGGAGGTTGGCGTTGGAATGCCCACGTTGTCGGGCTGAGATGCCGGAGGTGGCGCACTTCTGCCAGATCTGTGGGCAGGACATGCGATCCCCGGACTTGGCGCGACGGAAGTCGTTTGCTGTCAAACCGGACGAGCCGGTTGCTTCGTTTGCACTGATCTCGACGATCATGCCGCGCGGGGTCGGACAGCGCCCGCAGACCTACCGGGTCGCCCTGGTCATCGCGTTGACCGTCGCCCTGCTGGCGGCGATCTTCGGCGCCATGCCGATCGCCGTGCTGGTGGCTGCCTTCGCCATCCCGGTGGTCTACATCGTCTACATCTACGACGTGAACCTCTGGGAGGACGAGCCCATTCCGGTGACGGCGCTGGCCTTCGTCCTCACCGGGGCACTCACCATCGCCTTCACCATCGTCTGGCGGATGCTCGCCGGCAACGCCGTTCCGATCACCGGGCTGGGTGGGGAGACCATCTCGGCCCCCACCATCGGAGGCTTCCTGATCATGGCCCTGCTGGTGCCGATCATCGGCGAGGCGATCAAGCAGGTCGGCCCGATCATCCTCGCCAGCCGGCCCGAGTTCGACGACCTGATGGATGGCCTGACCTTCGGTGTCATCTCCGGCGTGGCGTACGCCACCTTCGACACCCTGGTCAAGCACTGGGACCTGCTCACCGGTGGCCTGGTGGCACAGGACCCCGGTCAGTGGGTCTCGTTGATCTTCCTCGAGGGCTTCGTCAAGCCGCTGCTGTTCGGTACAGCGACCGGTATCGCCTGCGCCGAATACTCAGGCCTGGGCAAGGGCTACGACGGCTTCACGCCGCGCTACTACCGTGGGCTGGCCGAGGCGATCGTGGCCAACATCGCCTACCAGGCAGGTGCCTACCTGTTCTCGTTCGTGTCGAACTCGGCCACCGGCATCTTCCTGAGCATCCTCTGGGGCATCATCATCCTCGGCATCCTGATCCTGAGAATCCGCAACGTGCTGCATGTGGGGCTGATGGAGGCGGCGCTGGAGCGGTCGGCCCGCCAGGGCGGCCTCGGTGCCGCCGGCGAGCTGCAGTTCTGTGCCCAGTGCGAGATGCCGCTGCTGGAGCACGCAGCCTTCTGCAACGCGTGCGGTACGGCCGTCCGGGTCACCCCCAAGTCCCACCGGGTCAAGGTGCTGGCAGCTACGGGAGCCGGCCCAGCCGGGGCGCACGCTGCCGGTACGGCCGGAGCTGCCGAGGACACCCTCGCCCAGCAGCCGCCACCGACTGTGGGGTCCGAACAGCCCAGCACCCCGACAGCACAGCCGCACACAGCGGCCGAGGACACCGCTCAGGACACGTTCCGCAATGACGAGGAGGGCCGGGCATGAGCCAGGACCCGGGCCAGTGGGGCCCTCAGCCGGGCGGCTACCCACCTCAGGGACCACCGCAGGGGCAGGGTGGCTACCCGCCGCAGGGCCCAGGCGGTTACCCACCGCAGGGGCCGGGCGGGTACCCGCCGCAGCCGCAGCCGGGCTATCCGCAGCAGCCGCAGCAGCCGGGGCAGCCAGGGCAGGGGTACAGCCAGCCGGCCGGCTACCCGCAGGGTGGCTACCAGGGACCGCCGCAGCAGTTCGGGACCGGTCAGGGCCTCGGGGGCGGTCAGGGTGGCTTCGGTGGTGGACAGGGTCCCGGCGGCCCGACCGGCCCCGGTGGGGCGCCGAAGAAGAAGAGCAACGCGATGATCATCGGCATCGTGGTGGCAGCGGTCGTGCTGTTGGCTGCGGTCGGTGGGATCGTGATCGCCCTGACCAACGGCAAGGACCGACCCACGGTCACCATCACGCCGGGGCAGCAGACCACCCCATCCTCCGGCCCGACGACGTCCAGTCCGCCGGACAACCCGACCCCGTCGCCGTCGACGACGACGGACCAACCGTCGCCCAGTGCCTCGCAGGAGCAGCAGCCGCCGGGCGAGTCGATCGACCTGGGCAACAACATCACGTTGACCCCGGCGGCCGGTTGGGACCTGAAGAGCAAGAAGCCGAACCTGGCCCAGCTGAGCAACGGACGCGACGTGTTCGTCGGTCAGCAGGCGCAGCTGCAGGCCACGGCGACGCCGGAGCAGGTGTGCACTGACTACCACAAGCAGCTGTCGGCGAAGTACAGCGACCCGAAGCTGGGCGAGGCGAAGGCCCGCGACCTCGGCAACAGCAAGGTCAAGGCCGCCGCCTGCTCGATGATGGTGACCGTGGCAACGTCGCAGGGGTCAGCCCAGATCCAGGTCACCTCACTGGTGTCGATCCGGTCCGCGGACGGCCTGGCGGTGGTCGGGACGGTGTACTTCGACAAGGGCAGCGACCTGACACAGCTCAACAAGGACTTCGCGTCCATGGTGGTGTCGATGGTGAAGGGGCAGGTGTCCTGACGCCGCATTGCCGGTAGAGAGTCGACGCCGAGGGCGTCTCCGCAGTCCAGCGGAGACGCCCTTCGCGCTTTGTCAGTGGCCGGACGTAGTCTCGATGTCATGCGTCCGGTCCATGAGCTCCAGCGTCGGGTGGCCCCGTTCCGGGTCGAGAGCGACTTCGACCCCTCCGGGGACCAGCCCGCGGCCATCGCCGACCTGGAACGCCGGATCAACGCCGGCGAGCAGGACGTGGTGCTGTTGGGCGCCACCGGCACCGGCAAGACCGCGACCATCGCCTGGCTGGCCGAGCGGCTGCAGCGGCCGATGCTGGTGATGCAGCCGAACAAGACGCTGGCTGCCCAGTTCGCCAACGAGCTGCGCCAGTTCTTCCCCAAGAACGCGGTGGAGTACTTCGTCTCCTACTACGACTACTACCAGCCCGAGGCGTACGTCCCGCAGACGGACACCTACATCGAGAAGGACTCCTCGCTGAACGAGGAGGTGGAGCGGCTGCGACACTCGGCAACCAACTCGTTGCTCACCCGGCGGGACGTCATCGTGGTGGCGACCGTGTCGGCCATCTACGGCCTGGGCAGCGCGGAGTCCTACCTCGAGCGGATGGTGACGCTCAAGGTCGGCGAGGAGATCGAGCGGGACTCGCTGCTGCGCCAGCTGGTCGGCATCCAGTACGCGCGCAACGACCTGGCCGGCACCCGAGGGACCTTCAGGGTCCGTGGCGACACCCTGGAGATCTTCCCCAAGTACGAGGAGCTCGCGGTCCGGGTCGAGTTCTTCGGCGACGAGATCGAGCGGCTGTCCACCCTGCACCCGCTCACGGGAGAGGTGGTCTCCGAGGACCAGGAGATCTTCATCATGCCGGCCAGCCACTACTCGGCCGGACCGGACACGATGGAGCGGGCCATCAGCACGATCGAGGCCGAGCTGGCCGACCGGCTGGGCGAGCTGGAGCGCGAGCACAAGCTGCTGGAGGCGCAGCGGCTGCGGATGCGCACCAGCTATGACATCGAGATGATGCGCCAGATCGGCACCTGCTCCGGCATCGAGAACTACTCCCGGCACATGGACGGGCGCGGACCGGGCACCCCGCCGAACTGCCTGCTGGACTACTTCCCGGAGGATTTCCTGCTGGTGGTCGACGAGTCGCACGTGACCGTCCCGCAGATCGGCGGCATGTACGAGGGCGACATGTCCCGCAAGCGGACCCTGGTCGAGCACGGCTTCCGGCTGCCGAGCGCGATGGACAACCGGCCGCTGCGGTTCGAGGAGTTCGTCGAGCGGATCGGGCAGACGGTCTACCTGTCCGCCACGCCGGGCAACTACGAGCTGGCCCGCTCGGACGGTTTCGTCGAGCAGATCATCCGGCCGACCGGCCTGATCGACCCGGAGGTCATCGTCAAGCCGACCCAGGGCCAGATCGACGACCTGATGGCCGAGATCAAGCTCCGGACCGAAAGGAACGAGCGGGTGCTGGTCACCACGCTGACGAAGAAGATGTCGGAGGACCTGACCGACTACCTGTTGGAGAACGGCGTTCGGACCCGCTACCTGCACTCCGAGGTGGACACCCTGCGCCGGATCGAGCTCCTGCGTGAGCTGCGGCTGGGGGAGTACGACGTCCTGGTCGGGATCAACCTGCTGCGCGAGGGCCTCGACCTTCCGGAGGTGTCGCTGGTCTCCATCCTGGACGCCGACAAGGAGGGCTTCCTGCGCAGCGAGAAGAGCCTGATCCAGACGATCGGCCGTGCCGCCCGGAACGTGTCCGGGCAGGTGCACATGTACGCCGACCGGATCACCGACTCGATGGCCGCCGCCATCGACGAGACCAACCGGCGCCGGGAGAAGCAGGTCGCCTACAACAAGGCGAACAACGTCGACCCGATGCCGCTGCGGAAGAGGATCGCCGACATCACCGACATGCTGGCCCGGGAGGACGCCGATACCGAGGAGCTGCTCTCCGGGGGTGGCCGTCGGCGCAAGTCGCCGGTGCCGGCGCTGGGCGCGGACGGAGAGGCCGGCGCCCACGCCCGCAAGCTGGCCGGGATGCCGGCAGGGGACCTGGCCGACCTGGTGGAGGAGCTCACCTCCCAGATGCACGCCGCTGCCGCCAACCTCGAGTTCGAGGTGGCCGCCCGGCTCCGGGACGAGATCTCAGAGCTGAAGAAGGAGCTGCGGCAGATGGTGGAGGCCAACCGCTGACCGGTCCACCCCGGCAGGTCCCGCCCGGCCGCCGGGTGTCAAATTCGCCTAGCGCCGGGGCGACCTGACATAGTGGACGGCGGAGGGGAGTATTCCTTCGCGTCGGCATCGTCATCACGGCTGCCTCCCGTACGAGCTCGTCCGGGCGCTCCCGGTGCCATCGGCTAGGCGACTAGCGGAAGAGACCTCCGAGACGTCAATGTTCTCGGATCGAGTTTCTCGAAAGGCTGCGCGCATGCACGTACACCTCTACGCCTGGATCATCACCGTTGTCGTGATGATCGCGGTTCTCGCCATCGACGTCTTCATCATCGGACGCCGCCCGCATGAGCCGTCGATGAAGGAAGCCGGACTGTTCATCGGGATCTTCGTCAGCCTGGCGGTCCTCTTCGGCTTCGGGGTATGGGCCATCTCGGGTGCACGCTATGCCGGGGAGTTCTTCGCCGGCTGGCTGACCGAGTACAGCCTGTCGATCGACAACCTGTTCATCTTCGTCATCATCATGACCAAGCTCAAGGTGCCCAGGCACCTGCAGCAGTTCGCGCTGATGGTGGGCATCATCCTCGCCCTCGTCATGCGCGGCATCTTCATCGCTGTCGGCGCGGCGGCCATCGACCGGTTCAGCTGGGTGTTCTTCCTGTTCGGCGCCTTCCTGCTCTACACCGCCGTCAAGCTGGTGCTGGACTACCTCAAGGAGGAGGACGAGGAGGCGCCGGAGAACCCGGCCATGCGCTATGTGAAGAAGCACTTCAAGTCCACCGATGACTTCCGCGGTACCCGACTGACCGTGCTGCAGGACGGTCATCGGTTGATCACCCCGATGCTGTTCGTGATCATCGCGCTCGGCAGCACCGACCTGTTGTTCGCGCTCGACTCGATCCCGGCGATCTACGGTCTGACCCAGGAGCCGTACCTGGTGTTCACCGCCAACGTCTTCGCCCTGATGGGGCTGCGGCAGCTGTACTTCCTGATCGGCGGCCTGCTCCGCCGGCTCGTCTACCTGTCGATCGGACTGTCGGTCATCCTGGCCTTCATCGGGCTCAAGCTCGTGCTGCACGCTCTGCACGAATACCACGTGGTCGACTTCGAGGTGCCGATCTGGCTCTCACTGACGTTCATTATCGTCACCCTCACCATCACCACAGTGGCAAGCCTGGTCAAGTCCAGCAACGAGGAGAACGCCAAGGCGGCCGAGGAGCTGCTCTAGCTCGAAGGCACAACGGCCCCCGACCGCCAAGCAGGCGGACGGAGGCCGTTGAGCAGGGGTCAGGCCGCGCTGTGCCGCACCGGCTCGGTGCCGGTCAGCTCACCCTCGATCGCGTTCGCGAGCAGGTCGGCCACATCACTCACCGGCCGGACGTCGATGGCCGCGAGCACCTCGGCGGGTACGTCGTCCAGGTCCGGCTCGTTCCGCTGGGGGACGAAGACCGTGGTCAGCCCGGCCCGCTGGGCGGCCAACAGCTTCTGCTTGACGCCGCCGATCGGCAGCACCCGCCCGTTCAGCGTCACCTCCCCGGTCATCCCGACGTCGGAGCGCACCGGGCGGCCGAGAGCCATCGACGTCAGGGCGGTCACCATCGTGACACCCGCCGACGGACCATCCTTGGGCACCGCACCCGCGGGGACGTGGATGTGGATGTTGCTGTCCAGGATCTCCGGCCGGGTGATGCCCAGCGCAACGGCGTGCGCCCGGACGTAGGACAGCGCGATCTGGGCCGACTCCTTCATCACGTCGCCGAGCTGACCGGTCAGGGTCAGCCCACCCTTGCCCTCCACCGCGTTCGCCTCGATGAAGAGCACGTCACCGCCGAGGCCGGTCACGGCGAGGCCGGTGGCCACACCGGGCACTGAGGTGCGTTCGTGAGCCTCGGAGGTGAACCGGGGCCGGCCCAGGTAGTCGCGCAGGTTGGCCAGGTCGATCACCACCCGGTCCGGGCGCGAGTCTCCCGTCGGCGCCGGCAGCCCCACCAGCCGGGTGGTGGCCTTGCGCAGCGCCTTGGCGATCAGCCGCTCCAGCTGGCGGACACCCGGCTCGCGGGTGTAGTCGGCCGCCATCATGCGCAGCGCCTCGTCGGTGAGCCGCACCTCGTCGGCGGTCAACGCCGCCCGCTCCAGCTGACGGGGGAGCAGGAAGTCGCGGGCGATCGCGATCTTGTCATCCTCGGTGTACCCGTCCAGCGCCACCACCTCCATCCGGTCCAGCAGAGCCTGCGGGACCGACTCGACCACATTGGCCGTCGCCAGGAACAACACGTCGGACAGGTCGAGGTCGACCTCGAGGTAATGGTCGCGGAAGGTGTGGTTCTGAGCCGGGTCGAGCACCTCCAGCAGAGCCGCGGCCGGATCGCCACGGTAGTCCGAACCGACCTTGTCGATCTCGTCCAGCAACACCACCGGGTTCATCGAGCCGGCCTCGCTGATGGCCCGCACGATCCGGCCGGGCAGCGCACCGACGTAGGTGCGCCGGTGTCCCCGGATCTCGGCCTCGTCGCGTACCCCGCCCAGGGCCACCCGGACGAAGGTGCGGCCCAGCGCCCTGGCCACGCTCTCGCCCAGCGACGTCTTGCCCACGCCGGGCGGACCGACGAGCGCGAGGACGGCTCCGGAGCCACGTCCACCGACGATCTCGAGACCCCGCTCGGCCCGTCGGGCCCGGACCGCCAGATACTCGACGATCCGGTCCTTGACGTCCTCGAGGCCGTGGTGGTCGGCATCGAGGACGGCGCGGGCGGCCGCGATGTCGGTGGCGTCCCGGGTCCGCTTGTTCCACGGCAGCTCCAGCACGGTGTCCAGCCAGGTGCGGATCCAGCCCGCCTCCGGGCTCTGGTCGCTGCCGCGTTCGAGCTTGCCGACCTCGCGCAGGGCCGCCTTACGCACCTCGTCCGGCAGGTCGGCCTGCTCAACCCGGGACCGGTAGTCCTCGGCCCCCTCCGGCGCGTCCTCGCCCAGCTCCTTACGGATGG is a window from the Microlunatus panaciterrae genome containing:
- the rpsA gene encoding 30S ribosomal protein S1 — protein: MTSSLEAPPQVAIDDFGSPEAFLEAIDATIKYFNDGDIVTGTVVKVDRDEVLLDIGYKTEGVIPSKELSIKHDVDPFDVVSVGDEIEALVQQKEDKEGRLILSKKRAQYERAWGTIEKIKEEDGVVTGHVIEVVKGGLIIDIGLRGFLPASLVEMRRVRDLQPYVGMELEAKIIELDKNRNNVVLSRRAWLEQTQSEVRQNFLTQLQKGQIRKGVVSSIVNFGAFVDLGGVDGLVHVSELSWKHIDHPSEVVEVGTEVTVEVLDVDMDRERVSLSLKATQEDPWQAFARTHQIGQIVPGKVTKLVPFGAFVRVEEGIEGLVHVSELAERHVEIPEQVVQVNDDVMVKIIDIDLERRRISLSLKQANEGVDAGAEDFDPTLYGMSASYDDQGNYLYPEGFDPETGEWLEGYDEQRAAWEQQYAEAHARWEAHKKQVEEAEAAEGAAAEGSSYSSASTAGSEPAAATGTPQAPEGSLASDEALQALRDKLTGGN
- the coaE gene encoding dephospho-CoA kinase, with protein sequence MLRVGLTGGIASGKTAVSELLHRHGAVIIDADLLAREVVAPGTPGLAAVVERFGPAVLADGALDRAALGKIIFSDAAARRDLEKIIHPAVRHRAAELERQAPVDAVVVHVIPLLVETGQQDGFDLVVVVDVDPEVQLARLLERGGLSAEQAGARIAAQASRQQRLAVADVVIDNNGSPSRLERRVAELWASLRSPATGEGFAKT
- a CDS encoding PrsW family glutamic-type intramembrane protease, translated to MPRGVGQRPQTYRVALVIALTVALLAAIFGAMPIAVLVAAFAIPVVYIVYIYDVNLWEDEPIPVTALAFVLTGALTIAFTIVWRMLAGNAVPITGLGGETISAPTIGGFLIMALLVPIIGEAIKQVGPIILASRPEFDDLMDGLTFGVISGVAYATFDTLVKHWDLLTGGLVAQDPGQWVSLIFLEGFVKPLLFGTATGIACAEYSGLGKGYDGFTPRYYRGLAEAIVANIAYQAGAYLFSFVSNSATGIFLSILWGIIILGILILRIRNVLHVGLMEAALERSARQGGLGAAGELQFCAQCEMPLLEHAAFCNACGTAVRVTPKSHRVKVLAATGAGPAGAHAAGTAGAAEDTLAQQPPPTVGSEQPSTPTAQPHTAAEDTAQDTFRNDEEGRA
- the uvrB gene encoding excinuclease ABC subunit UvrB; translation: MRPVHELQRRVAPFRVESDFDPSGDQPAAIADLERRINAGEQDVVLLGATGTGKTATIAWLAERLQRPMLVMQPNKTLAAQFANELRQFFPKNAVEYFVSYYDYYQPEAYVPQTDTYIEKDSSLNEEVERLRHSATNSLLTRRDVIVVATVSAIYGLGSAESYLERMVTLKVGEEIERDSLLRQLVGIQYARNDLAGTRGTFRVRGDTLEIFPKYEELAVRVEFFGDEIERLSTLHPLTGEVVSEDQEIFIMPASHYSAGPDTMERAISTIEAELADRLGELEREHKLLEAQRLRMRTSYDIEMMRQIGTCSGIENYSRHMDGRGPGTPPNCLLDYFPEDFLLVVDESHVTVPQIGGMYEGDMSRKRTLVEHGFRLPSAMDNRPLRFEEFVERIGQTVYLSATPGNYELARSDGFVEQIIRPTGLIDPEVIVKPTQGQIDDLMAEIKLRTERNERVLVTTLTKKMSEDLTDYLLENGVRTRYLHSEVDTLRRIELLRELRLGEYDVLVGINLLREGLDLPEVSLVSILDADKEGFLRSEKSLIQTIGRAARNVSGQVHMYADRITDSMAAAIDETNRRREKQVAYNKANNVDPMPLRKRIADITDMLAREDADTEELLSGGGRRRKSPVPALGADGEAGAHARKLAGMPAGDLADLVEELTSQMHAAAANLEFEVAARLRDEISELKKELRQMVEANR
- a CDS encoding TerC family protein; translated protein: MHVHLYAWIITVVVMIAVLAIDVFIIGRRPHEPSMKEAGLFIGIFVSLAVLFGFGVWAISGARYAGEFFAGWLTEYSLSIDNLFIFVIIMTKLKVPRHLQQFALMVGIILALVMRGIFIAVGAAAIDRFSWVFFLFGAFLLYTAVKLVLDYLKEEDEEAPENPAMRYVKKHFKSTDDFRGTRLTVLQDGHRLITPMLFVIIALGSTDLLFALDSIPAIYGLTQEPYLVFTANVFALMGLRQLYFLIGGLLRRLVYLSIGLSVILAFIGLKLVLHALHEYHVVDFEVPIWLSLTFIIVTLTITTVASLVKSSNEENAKAAEELL
- the lon gene encoding endopeptidase La — its product is MAAPTRLPVLFLTDLVVLPGMVVPIELDDAARAAVDAAGSSAGGRLLIAPRLEDRYASYGVVASIVQQGRLATGEPAAVIRAEHRARIGSGVSGPGSALWVEAEEVQHAEPDETVKALAAEYKALVVSTLQRRDAWQVIDTVNRVNDTSALADLAGYAPYLDDAKKRQLLETPDVVQRLTLLIGWTKDHIAEVEVNEKIADDVREGMEKSQREFLLKQQLAAIRKELGEDAPEGAEDYRSRVEQADLPDEVRKAALREVGKLERGSDQSPEAGWIRTWLDTVLELPWNKRTRDATDIAAARAVLDADHHGLEDVKDRIVEYLAVRARRAERGLEIVGGRGSGAVLALVGPPGVGKTSLGESVARALGRTFVRVALGGVRDEAEIRGHRRTYVGALPGRIVRAISEAGSMNPVVLLDEIDKVGSDYRGDPAAALLEVLDPAQNHTFRDHYLEVDLDLSDVLFLATANVVESVPQALLDRMEVVALDGYTEDDKIAIARDFLLPRQLERAALTADEVRLTDEALRMMAADYTREPGVRQLERLIAKALRKATTRLVGLPAPTGDSRPDRVVIDLANLRDYLGRPRFTSEAHERTSVPGVATGLAVTGLGGDVLFIEANAVEGKGGLTLTGQLGDVMKESAQIALSYVRAHAVALGITRPEILDSNIHIHVPAGAVPKDGPSAGVTMVTALTSMALGRPVRSDVGMTGEVTLNGRVLPIGGVKQKLLAAQRAGLTTVFVPQRNEPDLDDVPAEVLAAIDVRPVSDVADLLANAIEGELTGTEPVRHSAA